A genomic stretch from Serratia entomophila includes:
- the gntK gene encoding gluconokinase, which translates to MSNPQNHVFILMGVSGSGKSAVASAVAHELNAAMLDGDYLHPRANINKMAAGHALDDNDRAPWLAALNDAIFAMQRTNGVSLLVCSALKKSYRDRLREGNSNLHFIYLKGDKAVIEDRLKQRKGHFFKPQMLVSQFATLEEPGEQEADVQAIDINQPLDGVVADTVAYIQRVAAR; encoded by the coding sequence ATGAGTAATCCGCAGAATCACGTATTTATTTTGATGGGGGTTTCAGGCAGCGGCAAATCCGCCGTGGCCAGCGCCGTCGCCCATGAGCTCAATGCCGCCATGCTGGACGGTGACTACCTGCACCCGCGGGCCAACATCAACAAAATGGCCGCCGGACATGCGCTGGACGACAACGACCGCGCACCCTGGCTGGCGGCGCTGAACGACGCCATCTTCGCCATGCAGCGCACCAACGGGGTTTCGCTGCTGGTGTGTTCTGCGCTGAAAAAGAGCTACCGCGATCGCCTGCGCGAGGGCAACAGCAACCTGCATTTCATCTACCTGAAAGGGGATAAGGCGGTGATTGAAGATCGCCTGAAGCAGCGCAAGGGCCACTTCTTCAAGCCGCAGATGCTGGTTTCCCAATTCGCCACCCTGGAAGAGCCGGGCGAGCAGGAGGCGGATGTGCAGGCTATCGACATCAATCAGCCGCTGGACGGCGTGGTTGCCGACACCGTCGCCTATATTCAGCGCGTTGCGGCCCGTTAA
- a CDS encoding Gfo/Idh/MocA family protein — translation MTLNIGVIGTGAIGRDHIRRCSKVLQGARIVAVNDINRDNAAKVVSDLQLDARVYDNGHDLINAADVQAVLVTSWGPSHEEFVLAAIAAGKPVFCEKPLAVTAQGCKNIVDAEAKHGKRLVQVGFMRPYDRGYRALKQVLTSGQIGEPLMLHCAHRNPTVGEAYTTDMAITDTLIHEIDVLRWLLDDDYVSVQVVFPRKSPKAFPHLKDPQIVLFETAKGTRIDVEIFVNCQYGYDIQCEVVGETGIARLPEPSSVQMRSGARLSTEILTDWKDRFIDAYDVELQGFISDVLAGKLTGPSAWDGYAASVTADACVAAQLSGEIVPVTLPPRPAFYNK, via the coding sequence ATGACATTGAACATTGGGGTTATCGGCACCGGCGCCATCGGCCGCGATCACATTCGCCGCTGCAGCAAGGTGTTGCAGGGCGCCCGCATCGTGGCGGTGAACGACATCAATCGCGACAACGCCGCCAAGGTGGTGAGCGATCTGCAGCTGGACGCCCGGGTTTATGACAATGGCCACGACCTGATTAACGCCGCCGACGTGCAGGCGGTGCTGGTCACTTCCTGGGGGCCGAGCCATGAAGAGTTCGTGCTGGCAGCCATCGCCGCCGGCAAACCGGTATTCTGCGAGAAGCCGCTGGCGGTGACCGCCCAGGGCTGCAAAAACATCGTCGACGCCGAAGCGAAACACGGCAAGCGCCTGGTGCAGGTCGGCTTTATGCGCCCTTACGATCGGGGGTACCGCGCGTTGAAACAGGTGCTGACCAGCGGCCAGATCGGCGAACCCTTGATGCTGCACTGCGCGCACCGCAACCCGACCGTCGGCGAGGCTTACACCACCGATATGGCGATCACCGACACGCTGATCCATGAGATCGACGTACTGCGTTGGCTGCTGGATGACGACTACGTTTCGGTACAGGTGGTGTTCCCGCGTAAAAGCCCGAAAGCGTTCCCGCACCTGAAAGACCCGCAGATAGTGCTGTTCGAGACCGCCAAGGGCACGCGTATCGACGTCGAAATCTTCGTGAACTGCCAGTACGGCTATGACATCCAATGCGAAGTGGTGGGGGAAACCGGCATCGCCAGGCTGCCGGAGCCGTCTTCGGTGCAGATGCGCAGCGGCGCCCGGCTGTCGACCGAGATCCTGACCGACTGGAAAGACCGCTTCATCGACGCCTATGACGTCGAGCTGCAGGGGTTCATTAGCGACGTGTTGGCCGGCAAGTTGACCGGGCCTTCCGCCTGGGACGGTTATGCCGCTTCCGTTACCGCCGACGCCTGCGTGGCCGCTCAGCTCAGCGGCGAGATAGTGCCGGTGACCCTGCCGCCGCGCCCGGCGTTCTACAACAAGTAA
- a CDS encoding GNAT family N-acetyltransferase, translating to MSEIVVRHVETTDAQALHQLYSQPAVYRDTLQLPLPSKELWQQRIADLKPGMHNLVACLDGQLVGQLTVELNQRVRRRHVATFGIGVDSRSQGKGVGSSLMKAMIDICDNWAAIERIELTVFTDNQPAIALYRKFGFEIEGTSRRYAMRDGVLVDAYHMARFRGAL from the coding sequence ATGAGCGAAATAGTGGTTCGTCACGTGGAAACAACCGATGCGCAGGCTTTGCACCAGCTCTACTCTCAGCCGGCAGTTTATCGTGACACGCTGCAGCTCCCGCTACCGTCAAAAGAATTGTGGCAGCAGCGCATCGCCGATCTCAAACCCGGCATGCACAACCTGGTGGCCTGCCTGGATGGGCAACTGGTCGGTCAGTTGACCGTAGAACTGAACCAGCGCGTGCGCCGCCGCCACGTCGCCACCTTCGGCATCGGCGTCGACTCGCGCAGCCAGGGCAAAGGGGTCGGCAGCAGCCTGATGAAGGCGATGATCGACATCTGCGACAACTGGGCGGCGATAGAACGCATCGAGCTGACGGTATTTACCGATAACCAGCCGGCGATTGCGCTTTACCGCAAGTTCGGCTTCGAGATAGAAGGCACCAGCCGCCGCTACGCCATGCGCGATGGGGTGCTGGTCGACGCCTACCACATGGCGCGCTTTCGCGGCGCGCTTTAA
- a CDS encoding pirin family protein — protein MIYVRKAEDRGHANHGWLDSWHTFSFANYYDPNFMGFSALRVINEDVIDAGQGFGTHPHKDMEILTYVLSGTVEHQDSMGNKEQIHAGEFQIMSAGTGVRHSEYNGNQDRPLHLYQIWIIPDQTDLEPRYEQRMFDAPQGRQLVLSPDARDGSLKVFQDMTLSRWALNQGEQAECPVEAGRRIWIQVVRGKVTVNGQSAGTSDAFAVWDEAALSIQAEEESEILLFDLPPV, from the coding sequence ATGATTTACGTACGCAAAGCAGAAGATCGCGGTCATGCCAATCATGGTTGGCTGGACAGCTGGCACACCTTCTCATTCGCCAACTACTATGATCCGAACTTTATGGGGTTCTCGGCGCTGCGGGTGATTAACGAAGACGTGATCGACGCAGGGCAGGGGTTTGGCACCCACCCGCATAAAGACATGGAAATCCTGACCTATGTGCTGAGCGGCACGGTGGAGCATCAGGACAGCATGGGCAACAAAGAGCAGATCCACGCCGGTGAGTTCCAGATCATGAGCGCCGGTACCGGGGTACGCCACTCCGAGTACAACGGCAACCAGGATCGTCCGCTGCACCTGTATCAAATCTGGATCATCCCGGATCAGACCGATCTGGAGCCACGTTACGAACAGCGCATGTTCGACGCGCCGCAGGGCCGCCAGCTGGTGCTGTCGCCGGATGCGCGCGACGGTTCGTTGAAGGTGTTCCAGGATATGACGCTGTCGCGCTGGGCGCTGAACCAGGGTGAGCAGGCGGAATGTCCGGTTGAGGCCGGCCGTCGCATCTGGATCCAGGTGGTGCGCGGCAAGGTGACCGTCAACGGCCAGAGCGCCGGCACCAGCGACGCCTTCGCCGTATGGGATGAAGCAGCGCTGTCGATTCAGGCCGAAGAAGAGAGCGAAATCTTGCTGTTCGATCTGCCGCCGGTGTAA
- the gntR gene encoding gluconate operon transcriptional repressor GntR, which yields MKKKRPVLQDVADKVGVTKMTVSRYLRNPDQVSAALQQKIAVALDELGYIPNRAPDILSNATSRAIGVLLPSLTNQVFAEVLRGIESVTDAHNYQTMLAHYGYLPEREEERLTSLLSYNIDGLILSERHHTPRTLKMIEVAGIPVVELMDCVSPCIDLAVGFNNFEAARQMTQQIIAHGHRHVVYFGARQDERTLIKQQGYEQAMRESGLEPHSIMTARSSSYSAGGELLRLAQRDYPQIDSIFCTNDDLAIGAAFECQRQGLSIPHDMAIAGFHGHDIGQVMVPKLASVLTPRERMGQIGAERLLARLRGETPGPRMVDVGFTVIPGGSI from the coding sequence ATGAAGAAAAAACGGCCGGTACTCCAGGATGTTGCAGACAAGGTAGGCGTTACCAAGATGACGGTGAGCCGTTATTTGCGTAATCCCGATCAGGTTTCTGCCGCCTTGCAGCAAAAAATTGCCGTCGCGCTGGATGAGCTGGGCTACATCCCCAACCGTGCGCCGGACATTCTTTCCAACGCCACCAGCCGGGCGATTGGCGTGCTGCTGCCGTCGCTGACCAACCAGGTGTTCGCCGAGGTGCTGCGCGGCATTGAAAGCGTCACCGATGCGCACAATTACCAGACCATGCTGGCGCACTACGGCTATTTGCCGGAGCGCGAAGAAGAGCGCCTGACCTCGCTGCTGTCTTACAATATCGACGGCCTGATCCTGTCCGAACGCCACCATACGCCGCGCACCCTGAAGATGATCGAAGTGGCGGGCATCCCGGTGGTGGAGCTGATGGACTGCGTATCGCCATGCATCGATCTGGCGGTGGGTTTCAACAACTTCGAGGCGGCGCGCCAGATGACTCAGCAGATCATCGCGCACGGCCACCGCCACGTGGTGTATTTCGGCGCCCGCCAGGATGAGCGTACCCTCATCAAGCAGCAGGGCTATGAACAGGCGATGCGCGAATCCGGCCTGGAGCCGCACAGCATCATGACCGCGCGCTCCTCATCCTACTCTGCCGGCGGCGAGCTCCTGCGCCTGGCGCAGCGCGATTATCCGCAGATCGACAGTATCTTCTGCACTAACGATGACCTGGCGATCGGCGCGGCCTTCGAGTGCCAACGGCAGGGGCTGTCGATCCCGCACGATATGGCGATTGCCGGCTTCCACGGCCACGACATCGGCCAGGTGATGGTGCCCAAGCTGGCCAGCGTGCTGACGCCGCGTGAGCGCATGGGCCAGATCGGCGCCGAACGTTTGCTGGCCCGGCTGCGCGGCGAAACCCCGGGCCCGCGCATGGTGGACGTCGGCTTCACCGTGATCCCCGGCGGCAGCATCTGA
- a CDS encoding sugar phosphate isomerase/epimerase family protein yields the protein MKIAFDVDVIRDLGVTGMVQQVADWGYKYIEQSPHPQINPFYKHPKASREIMAEYKNALKATGVEISSFIVVYRWSGPGEDRRQAAVKNWRRMIEIAVEMGVQVINTELAGNPNEPEICEELWYRSMEELLPIVEREGIRMEIQSHPWDFCELSNETADMVKSLRSDHVKYLYSVPHSFYYDKGQGDVASMLKYAGDDLSHVLIADTMNHTKHCRYIVNPPGVDAAVHQHVGIGEGEVDFDALFQTLRDMEFANRSFKVGGESIICTSLFGYPEKMKSQAVATRERIERELLGK from the coding sequence ATGAAGATCGCTTTTGATGTGGATGTTATCCGGGATTTGGGCGTTACCGGGATGGTTCAGCAGGTGGCCGACTGGGGCTATAAATACATCGAACAGTCGCCGCACCCGCAGATCAACCCGTTCTATAAGCACCCGAAAGCCAGCCGCGAAATTATGGCGGAATACAAAAACGCCCTGAAGGCTACCGGCGTGGAGATCTCCTCATTTATCGTGGTGTATCGCTGGTCTGGCCCCGGGGAGGATCGCCGCCAGGCGGCGGTTAAAAACTGGCGCCGGATGATCGAGATCGCGGTGGAGATGGGCGTTCAGGTGATCAATACCGAGCTGGCGGGCAACCCCAACGAGCCGGAGATCTGTGAGGAACTGTGGTACCGCTCGATGGAGGAGCTGCTGCCGATCGTCGAGCGCGAGGGCATTCGCATGGAGATCCAATCCCACCCGTGGGACTTCTGCGAGCTGAGCAACGAAACCGCCGACATGGTGAAGTCGCTGCGCAGTGACCACGTCAAATATCTTTACAGCGTGCCGCACAGCTTCTACTACGACAAGGGGCAAGGCGACGTGGCGAGCATGCTGAAGTACGCCGGCGACGATCTTTCGCACGTGCTGATCGCCGACACCATGAATCACACCAAGCATTGCCGCTATATCGTCAACCCGCCGGGCGTGGACGCTGCGGTGCACCAGCACGTGGGCATCGGCGAAGGCGAAGTGGACTTCGACGCGCTGTTCCAGACCCTGCGCGACATGGAGTTCGCCAACCGCAGCTTTAAGGTTGGCGGAGAGTCGATCATCTGCACCTCGCTGTTCGGCTACCCGGAAAAAATGAAGAGCCAGGCGGTGGCGACCCGCGAGCGCATCGAAAGAGAGCTGCTGGGCAAATAA
- the gntT gene encoding gluconate transporter: MPLVIVAGGVALLLLLMIRFKLNGFISLVLVALAVGIAQGMPVDKVIGSIKAGVGGTLGSLALIMGFGAMLGKLLADCGGAQRIATTLIDKFGQKYIQWAVVLTGFTVGFALFYEVGFVLLLPLVFSIAASARVPLLYVGVPMAAALSVTHGFLPPHPGPTAIATIFHADMGKTLLYGTLLAIPTVILAGPVYARFLKGIDKPVPEGLYNPKIFTEAEMPSFGISVATSLVPVILMALRAVAEMVLPKGHSLLRFAEFFGDPVMATLIAVLIAIFTFGLNRGRSMDEVMGTITDSIKIIAMMLLIIGGGGAFKQVLVDSGVEKYIAGLMEGSNVSPILMAWSIAAALRLALGSATVAAITAGGIVAPLIATTGVSPELMVIAVGSGSVIFSHVNDPGFWLFKEYFNLSIMETIKSWSVLETIISVCGLVGCLLLATVV, encoded by the coding sequence ATGCCATTAGTGATTGTTGCAGGCGGCGTAGCGCTGCTGTTGCTGCTGATGATCCGCTTCAAGCTGAACGGCTTTATCTCGCTGGTGCTGGTCGCGTTGGCGGTCGGCATCGCGCAGGGGATGCCGGTCGATAAAGTGATCGGCTCCATCAAGGCCGGCGTCGGCGGCACGCTGGGCAGCCTGGCGCTGATCATGGGCTTTGGCGCCATGCTCGGCAAGCTGCTGGCGGACTGTGGCGGCGCCCAGCGCATCGCCACGACGCTCATCGACAAGTTCGGCCAAAAATACATTCAATGGGCGGTGGTGCTGACCGGTTTCACCGTCGGCTTCGCGCTGTTCTACGAGGTCGGGTTCGTGTTGCTGCTGCCGCTGGTGTTCAGCATTGCCGCTTCTGCACGCGTGCCGCTGCTGTATGTCGGCGTGCCGATGGCGGCTGCGCTGTCGGTCACCCACGGTTTCCTGCCGCCGCACCCGGGCCCAACGGCGATCGCCACCATCTTCCATGCCGATATGGGGAAAACCCTGCTGTACGGCACCCTGTTGGCTATCCCTACGGTGATCCTGGCCGGCCCGGTCTATGCCCGCTTCCTGAAAGGCATCGACAAGCCGGTGCCGGAAGGCCTGTATAACCCAAAAATCTTCACCGAAGCGGAAATGCCAAGCTTTGGCATCAGCGTCGCGACCTCTCTGGTGCCGGTGATCCTGATGGCGCTGCGCGCGGTAGCCGAAATGGTGCTGCCGAAGGGCCACAGCCTGCTGCGCTTCGCCGAGTTCTTCGGCGATCCGGTGATGGCGACGCTGATTGCGGTACTGATCGCTATCTTCACCTTCGGTCTGAACCGCGGGCGCAGCATGGATGAAGTGATGGGCACCATCACCGACTCGATTAAAATCATCGCCATGATGCTGTTGATCATCGGCGGCGGCGGCGCGTTCAAACAGGTGCTGGTCGACAGCGGCGTAGAAAAATACATCGCCGGCCTGATGGAAGGCAGCAACGTTTCGCCGATCCTGATGGCCTGGTCAATCGCCGCCGCGCTGCGTCTGGCGCTGGGTTCCGCCACCGTGGCGGCAATCACCGCCGGCGGCATCGTGGCCCCCCTGATCGCCACCACCGGCGTCAGCCCCGAGCTGATGGTGATTGCGGTCGGTTCCGGCAGCGTGATTTTCTCGCACGTTAACGATCCGGGCTTCTGGCTGTTCAAGGAGTACTTCAACCTGAGCATCATGGAAACCATCAAATCCTGGTCGGTGCTGGAAACCATCATCTCGGTGTGCGGCCTGGTGGGCTGCCTGCTGTTGGCGACGGTCGTATAA
- the iolE gene encoding myo-inosose-2 dehydratase, with translation MNKDNVKLAIAPIGWTNDDMPDLGKENTFQQCVSEMALAGFTGSEVGSKYPRDPAVLKPMLDIRGIQICNAWFSTFFADGQKEKTIDEFINHMNFLHAMGARVIGCSEQSKSIQGTTKGVFEEKPYFSDEEWQRVADGYNELAKIAAAKGMQVCLHHHMGTGIQTTAEIDRYMSMVNDDVYLLFDTGHAYYSEGSQQAMMAILEKYLPRINHVHLKDVRDEVVAEVKANKLSFLDGVKKGTFTVPGDGAIDFRPVFKLLDERGYKGWMVVEAEQDPALANPFEYAVKARRYIRETAGI, from the coding sequence ATGAACAAAGACAACGTGAAGCTGGCCATTGCGCCGATCGGCTGGACCAATGACGACATGCCCGATTTGGGCAAAGAAAACACCTTCCAGCAGTGCGTCAGCGAAATGGCATTGGCCGGTTTTACCGGCAGCGAAGTCGGCAGCAAATACCCGCGCGATCCGGCGGTGCTGAAGCCGATGCTGGACATCCGCGGCATTCAGATCTGCAACGCCTGGTTCAGCACCTTTTTCGCCGACGGCCAGAAAGAAAAGACCATTGACGAATTTATCAACCATATGAACTTCCTGCATGCGATGGGCGCCCGGGTGATCGGCTGCTCCGAGCAGAGCAAGAGCATTCAGGGCACCACCAAAGGGGTGTTCGAAGAGAAGCCGTATTTCAGCGACGAAGAGTGGCAACGGGTGGCCGACGGCTATAACGAGCTGGCGAAAATCGCCGCCGCCAAGGGCATGCAGGTGTGTCTGCACCACCATATGGGCACCGGCATCCAGACCACCGCTGAAATCGATCGCTACATGAGCATGGTGAACGACGACGTTTATCTGCTGTTCGATACCGGCCACGCCTATTACTCCGAGGGCAGCCAGCAGGCGATGATGGCGATCCTCGAGAAATACCTGCCGCGCATCAACCACGTACATCTGAAAGACGTGCGCGATGAGGTGGTGGCGGAGGTGAAGGCCAACAAGCTGAGTTTTCTCGACGGCGTGAAGAAGGGCACCTTTACCGTGCCGGGTGACGGCGCGATCGATTTCCGGCCGGTGTTTAAGCTGCTGGACGAGCGCGGTTACAAAGGCTGGATGGTGGTGGAGGCCGAACAGGATCCGGCGTTGGCCAATCCGTTCGAATATGCGGTCAAGGCGCGCCGCTACATTCGGGAAACCGCCGGTATTTGA
- a CDS encoding YhgN family NAAT transporter gives MTEMISATVLLFLIMDPLGNLPIFMSVLKHLEPRRRRVVLIRELLIALLLMLIFLFAGEKILAFLNLRTETVSISGGIILFLIAIKMIFPSQEGNSSGLSAGEEPFLVPLAIPLVAGPSILAALMLLSHQYPNQLSHLVVALLIAWGISAAILLMSNLFLRLLGSKGVSALERLMGLILVMLSTQMFLDGVRAYMKL, from the coding sequence ATGACAGAGATGATTTCAGCCACGGTGTTGCTGTTTTTAATCATGGATCCGCTGGGCAATTTGCCGATTTTCATGTCGGTGCTCAAACATCTGGAGCCGCGCCGCCGCCGGGTGGTGCTGATCCGCGAGCTGCTGATCGCCCTGCTGCTGATGCTGATCTTCCTGTTTGCCGGCGAGAAAATCCTGGCGTTCCTCAACCTGCGCACCGAGACCGTCTCCATCTCCGGCGGCATCATCCTGTTCCTGATCGCCATCAAGATGATTTTCCCTTCGCAGGAGGGCAACAGCTCGGGCCTTTCCGCCGGCGAAGAGCCGTTCCTGGTGCCGCTGGCGATCCCGCTGGTGGCCGGGCCTTCGATTTTGGCGGCGTTGATGCTGCTGTCGCACCAGTACCCGAACCAGCTGTCTCATCTGGTGGTGGCGCTGCTGATTGCCTGGGGAATTTCCGCGGCTATCCTGCTGATGTCGAACCTGTTCCTGCGCCTGCTGGGCAGCAAGGGCGTCAGCGCGCTGGAAAGGTTGATGGGGTTGATTCTGGTGATGCTGTCGACCCAGATGTTCCTGGACGGCGTGCGGGCTTACATGAAGCTGTAG
- the asd gene encoding aspartate-semialdehyde dehydrogenase — protein MKNVGFIGWRGMVGSVLMQRMTEERDFDAIRPVFFSTSQHGSAAPAFGGQQGLLQDAYDVDALSALDIIITCQGGDYTNEVYPKLRESGWQGYWIDAASSLRMQDDAIIILDPVNRAVIQQGLDNGIKTFVGGNCTVSLMLMSLGGLFANDLVEWASVATYQAASGGGARHMRELLTQMGMLHADVAKELQDPASAILEIERKVTAATRSGKLPTDNFGVPLAGSLIPWIDKQLDNGQSREEWKGQAETNKILNTSGVIPVDGLCVRVGALRCHSQAFTLKLKKDVPLPEIEQMLATHNDWVRVIPNDRELTMRELTPAAVTGTLNTPVGRLRKLNMGPEYLSAFTVGDQLLWGAAEPLRRMLRILL, from the coding sequence ATGAAAAACGTTGGTTTCATCGGTTGGCGCGGAATGGTCGGCTCGGTTCTCATGCAACGCATGACGGAAGAGCGCGATTTTGATGCCATTCGCCCGGTCTTTTTCTCCACTTCGCAGCACGGTTCCGCCGCGCCGGCCTTCGGCGGCCAGCAGGGCCTGCTGCAGGATGCCTATGACGTTGACGCGCTGAGCGCGCTCGACATCATTATTACCTGCCAGGGTGGGGATTATACCAACGAAGTCTATCCTAAGCTGCGCGAAAGCGGCTGGCAGGGCTACTGGATCGACGCCGCGTCTTCGCTGCGCATGCAGGATGACGCGATCATTATTCTGGATCCGGTCAACCGCGCGGTGATTCAGCAAGGGCTGGATAACGGCATCAAGACCTTCGTCGGCGGCAACTGCACCGTCAGCCTGATGCTGATGTCGCTCGGCGGCCTGTTCGCCAACGATCTGGTGGAGTGGGCGTCGGTCGCCACTTACCAGGCGGCTTCCGGCGGCGGCGCGCGCCACATGCGCGAACTGCTGACCCAAATGGGCATGCTGCACGCCGACGTGGCGAAAGAGCTGCAGGACCCGGCTTCGGCCATCCTGGAGATCGAACGCAAGGTGACCGCAGCCACCCGCAGCGGCAAATTGCCGACCGATAACTTCGGCGTGCCGCTGGCCGGCAGCCTGATCCCCTGGATCGACAAACAGCTCGACAACGGCCAGAGCCGCGAAGAGTGGAAAGGCCAGGCGGAAACCAACAAAATCCTCAACACCTCCGGCGTGATCCCTGTCGACGGCCTGTGCGTGCGCGTCGGCGCGCTGCGCTGCCACAGCCAGGCGTTCACCCTGAAGCTGAAAAAAGACGTTCCATTGCCGGAAATCGAGCAGATGCTGGCGACGCATAACGACTGGGTGCGGGTGATCCCGAACGACCGCGAGCTGACCATGCGCGAGCTGACGCCGGCGGCGGTGACAGGTACGCTGAACACCCCGGTCGGGCGTCTGCGCAAGCTGAATATGGGGCCGGAATACCTGTCCGCGTTTACCGTCGGCGACCAGCTGCTGTGGGGCGCGGCCGAGCCGCTGCGTCGCATGCTGCGCATCCTGCTGTAG
- a CDS encoding acyltransferase family protein, whose protein sequence is MTLPLAKMRDDITVLRAVAVISVLGFHFGIPGFNAGFIGVDVFFVISGYLISGILIRDIEQGRANFANFLLKRAFRLLPALIATVILTFIAACFIFQPLEFANNAKASISSLLFISNLYFYAIGGYFDAAPITKPLLHTWSLSIESQFYLLWPIILLVTMRKNIPARLTIALFTLTLFFSSIYALNRNGAAAYLLTPFRLWELAIGGMFYVINFSRIANNRAASNAIYSLSLAGIVAFTATLDDRIPFPGYYALIPTLCAGLMLVFGKEAAVARRLQLRPLIHIGEISYSLYLVHWPTIVMVTYLLGDKTLTGGLLSLPISYFLALLMYRYVEQKYRGAWKNENKNRLIAGYCSALAITAALSVTAAANGWIWRLPAELQKTNYAFNKQAEDSYVWVNSNAFKKHDITQSGKIRLVVIGDSQAADLINAIMESQDRDRFDILSIQTDVRCGAPYVRRQERKSYLESTNLNSASSSGLRQFCERKFANLFNEVNRREMQSADFILLAMNWKPYSAKYIVQTINEIESNETTAKIIVVGKKSLKANGMFILNKNRSLTNANAFAAQYISQDTARINNAISSVLPGGIAFFQPLDVVCPEGKYCALLDNQNNITYSDEAHFTRNGARLFSNAIVARLGLLEPAHSSPPRLLFREGSN, encoded by the coding sequence ATGACATTACCGCTCGCTAAAATGAGAGATGACATAACGGTGCTCAGGGCCGTGGCTGTCATCTCGGTTTTAGGCTTTCATTTTGGCATCCCCGGATTCAACGCCGGATTTATCGGTGTTGATGTCTTCTTCGTTATCAGCGGCTATCTCATCAGCGGGATATTGATTCGGGATATTGAGCAAGGGCGGGCGAACTTCGCCAATTTTCTGCTGAAAAGAGCGTTTCGACTGCTCCCTGCGCTGATCGCGACGGTAATTCTCACCTTTATCGCCGCCTGTTTTATTTTCCAGCCGCTGGAGTTCGCAAATAACGCCAAAGCGTCTATCTCGTCCCTGTTGTTTATCTCCAACCTTTATTTTTACGCGATTGGCGGCTATTTCGACGCGGCGCCAATTACCAAGCCGCTGCTGCATACCTGGTCGTTATCGATAGAAAGCCAGTTTTACCTGCTTTGGCCAATTATTCTGTTGGTCACCATGCGGAAAAACATCCCCGCCAGGCTGACGATTGCCCTATTTACCCTCACGCTGTTTTTTTCTTCCATTTACGCCTTGAACAGGAACGGCGCCGCCGCTTATTTGCTGACGCCGTTCCGCCTGTGGGAACTGGCCATCGGCGGTATGTTTTATGTGATTAACTTTTCGCGCATTGCAAATAACCGGGCGGCAAGCAACGCGATTTACAGCCTCAGCCTGGCCGGCATCGTCGCATTTACCGCCACTCTGGATGATAGGATCCCCTTTCCGGGATATTATGCGCTGATCCCCACCCTGTGCGCCGGGCTGATGCTGGTTTTTGGCAAAGAGGCCGCCGTTGCGCGCCGGCTCCAGCTCAGGCCGCTCATCCATATCGGTGAAATAAGCTACTCGCTGTATCTCGTCCATTGGCCGACCATCGTTATGGTGACCTATCTGCTGGGGGATAAAACCCTCACCGGCGGTTTGCTATCTCTGCCCATCAGTTACTTCCTCGCCTTGCTGATGTACCGCTATGTCGAGCAGAAATATCGCGGCGCCTGGAAAAACGAAAATAAAAACAGGCTTATCGCCGGATACTGTTCCGCCCTGGCAATAACCGCCGCGTTATCCGTCACCGCCGCCGCTAACGGCTGGATCTGGCGGCTGCCGGCGGAGTTGCAAAAAACGAATTACGCCTTTAACAAGCAGGCCGAAGACAGCTATGTTTGGGTTAACAGCAATGCCTTCAAGAAACACGATATAACCCAATCCGGGAAGATCAGGCTGGTGGTTATAGGCGATTCGCAGGCGGCAGACTTAATCAACGCCATCATGGAATCGCAAGACCGGGACAGGTTCGACATCTTGTCGATCCAAACCGACGTCAGGTGCGGAGCGCCTTACGTTCGCCGGCAAGAGAGAAAAAGCTACCTTGAATCGACCAACCTGAATTCGGCATCCTCCAGTGGATTAAGGCAGTTCTGCGAACGGAAATTCGCCAACCTATTTAACGAGGTAAACCGGCGGGAAATGCAGAGCGCCGACTTTATCCTGCTCGCCATGAACTGGAAGCCTTACAGCGCCAAATATATCGTTCAAACAATAAACGAGATCGAATCAAATGAAACCACGGCGAAAATTATCGTGGTGGGCAAGAAAAGCCTGAAAGCAAACGGTATGTTTATTCTCAATAAAAACCGTTCGCTAACCAACGCCAATGCCTTCGCAGCTCAATATATCAGCCAGGACACGGCAAGGATCAATAATGCCATCTCGTCGGTGCTGCCCGGCGGCATCGCGTTTTTCCAACCGTTGGACGTGGTCTGCCCGGAGGGCAAATACTGCGCGCTCCTGGATAATCAAAACAACATCACCTATAGCGATGAGGCCCACTTCACCAGAAACGGCGCCAGGCTGTTCTCGAATGCAATCGTGGCCAGGCTTGGCCTGCTGGAGCCCGCGCACTCATCGCCGCCGCGCCTGCTCTTTCGCGAGGGGAGCAATTAG